From the genome of Alistipes sp. ZOR0009:
GAGTATGCGGATGGTAGTTCCTTTACGAAAGGATATTTAAAAGAATCGCTACTTTATAGGAAGGAGCTAACCTACATAGATTGCCCTTTAGAAGGAAATATGGTTGAGATAAAGAACTATCTGCTGAGATCTATAGAAAATGTCATCCCCAATATTAGAAAGAAATTGAGCCGCAATGATGCTACTATGTACGTGGTTTTGCTACCTAGTACAGAGGGAAAAATAGTGGATGCCTATGTTGGGTGGAGTAATAGCTATCGGGAATTCTTTTTGGAAAAAGAGCTGCAGGGTGTTATTGCTGCTGCAAAGAATATCTCGTTAAAATTTGGGAACGGGAGTGTAAATGCTATATCGAGGTATTACTACCCAATTACCGTCTTCATTTTCCCGAATCTAAAAGTTGTTCTAACTATTTAGAATGAGAGAGGGAGCCTGACGGACTCCCTCTTTGGGTTTTTATTAAAGCTCTTTTACGGCCTCGATCGCCAGCTCGATATTCTTTACGCTGGTTTCGTAGATTAGGTAGTCGTGAGGTGGCGGAGAGCAGAGTGGTACGTCGCTGTTGCGGTACTCCATTTTACTTTCGTAGGTGTGCTGGCCGCTGAGGTGGAACTCTTGGGCACCACACTTGGCTAGCTCGGGTAGGTTGCTGGCATTTACACCACTACCTGGCATTATAATGATGCGGCCGTTGCTTTGCTTTACCAGCTGGGTAAGCAGGCTAACCGCCTCGATGGCCTTTGGCTTTAATCCGGAGGTTAGGATGCGGTCGGCTCCGGTTGCGATGACATCTTCCAATGCTTCTAAGGGATCTGGGGTGTAGTCGAAGGCGCGGTGGAAGGTGAATGACATGGGACAAGCCAATTCCACGAGTTCTTTGGTACGAGCTACGTCAACCCTGCCGTTGCTTAGGAGGATACCGCAAACCACGCCATCGGCGCCTAGCTGCTTGGCCATGCTGATGTCTTCCTTGATGGTTTCGAACTCGATGTCGGAGTACAGGAATTCGCCAGCACGTGGACGAATTAGTACGTTTAGCTTAATGTTTAGTATCTTGCGGGCAAGCGCGAGGGTTCCGTATGAGGGGGTTGTGCCGCCGAGAGAAAGGCTTTCGCATAGTTCGACCCTGTAGGCTCCGGCCTGCTGCGCGTTGAGGGCGCTTTGTACTGAATTGGCGCAAACTTCTAGCTTCATTCGAATTGATTGTTTTTGACTGCGGGATGCCACCTGCAAGGTAACGCTTTATTCGTACGCTTGGCTGTGATGGTATTCCTGTATAAGCGTGTTTTATTGGGGTTTTTGGTTTTTAGAAAAAGCGTAGCCTAAATGGCTACGCTTTTTTATGTTTTGCCTTACGTGGCCGAATTTTCGGTGTGCTGAAAGGCTTTTTGATGGCTACTTTGCGTGAAGATTTTTGAGAATCGTTTCGCCTAGGCTAATGCTATACCCTTCGGAGTAGTAGCCGATTTCTCCCTTTCCGTTGATGACAGAAACCTGAGGAGCTTGTGCACCTCCGTTGTTGCCGCACATTAGGTCGATGGCGTTGCCGATGTCTCCGGAGGCATCGTATCCCCAAATGATGTTTTTAGGAAGGTTGCTGTAGCTGGCTGTGTTGAAGCTCATGGTTAGCTTGCCGCTTTTTACAATCAGTAGAATATATCCACCCCATTGATCTAGTCGCTGCTTTACGGCTTTAAGATCTTCGATTAGGTGCTTGGTTGGCTCCTTGTCGGGGTCGATAACGGCCACTACAATGCCCTTGTCTGATACGTAATCGCTAAGCCTTGTTTTGCTGTTGGGCGCAAGCGGAGTGAAGTTTGCCTCCATATCAGCCTTGCCCAAAACATCGCCATCCTGCATGAACGGACGAAGCTCGATAGGAACGGTTACCGATTTGTCCTTTTCGATGGTAAAGTAGCTGATGTTGCAAAGAACGGTACCATCATTTTGGCGGTTTCCGGTCATTACGCGGTAGAACCCAGCCTCTAGGTTAAGCGTGCAGGGGAAGTGCTCCACTTCGGGCGATCCTTCGTAATCGAGCGTTACAAACTGTCCTTTTTGGAACTTGGCAACGGTGAAGTGGCTGTAGTATTTAGGCGTAAATGTTGGGTCGGCAGAGGCGTTGGTAAGAACGAGCTTACCTCTATCGATGGCAACTGCTTTGGCTGTCTCGAACTGTGCGTTTTTCCATACTCCATTGTCGTTGTATTGAGGCTGAAGGGTTGCTGGCTCGAATCTGGCAGCAACACCCAGCGAGCGGCAAACCGTTACAAAGAATAGGTTACGAGAGTACTTATCGGCAATACGGTAGCTGTAAACGGCCTCGGGACTTAGAGGAACATTGTAGTAGTTGGTTACGGTATCGATGGTGATGTTGCCCTTGATCCAGGCTACCAGCGTACTTGGGTTTGCAGCAAACTGTTTTTTAAGGTTGGCTGGTATGTTTTTTTGAAGGAAACTTCTCCATGTGGTAATCATTTCCTTCCCAACTCGTAACCCCCAAACATACTTCTGCGTCATTTCTGTATTATCCTTAGCTTTCCCAATGGCGTTTAGATGGTTGGTAAGGATCGCTGCCGTAATGTCGTGGAAATCTTTTTCTGCTAATGATGCAAGTAGACCGATGCCAGCTGTTTTGGTTGCGGGAGTCAGGCTACCTACAAACGCTTCTATTTCGCGCCAGTTTCCTCTGCTTTGCTTGAAGAAGGGAAGTAGCGTTTTGATATCGATTTGCTGCTTGACCGCAATTTTAGCAACAGCGGCGGAATCAATAAATGTGGCAACGTAGCTATTACGGATGCTATCTTCCTCGTGCAGGCGCCTGTTGTTGATGGCAGCCTTGGCGGAGTTAACAGGGGCAATTGGGATAACTTTAGGTGGAATTAACTCTAAGGATTCAGTTCTTTGGGTAAAGTTTGGTTTTGCGATGGTTACGGTAACCGTGTCGTTGCTTTTACCCGAAATTTTGCTGTATCCATAAAGCTCGCCGCTAGAAGCCCATGCAATAAGGTCGCCATAGCCTGTTTCGAGCGAACTGTTTCCTTTTGCATCCGTATACTTTGTTCCGATTGGGTAAAATTCGGAGTAGTTGTAGACCATGAATTCGACCTTGGCTTTTGGCGCTGGCTTTCCGTTAGCGTCAACCACCTTTACAAATACGTTACGAGTGTTGGTGTAGTTTGCTAACAGGTTGATGCGGGTGTAGAGAGGTTCTTTCTGAAGCGATTCCTCTTTCCCTTGATATTGTCCAAAGACAACGGTGTGCGTCATCATTGCTCGCTTGGCAGGAGCTGCAAACCAGCCAAGATCTAGCTCGGCTTCTGGCTCACAAGCGCCAAGAAAGTGCCATTTTCCGTCGATCCAAACCTCTACCCAGGCGTGGTTGTCGTCGGTATGTGCCCAACGTGGAGTGTAAACCTGACGTGCAGGAATACCTACCGAACGAAGTGCTGCTACGGTAAAGGTGCTCTCTTCTCCGCAGCGTCCAAAGGCGGTACGAACGGCGGTTAAAGGACCTGAGGTACGCTCGTCGGTGCTACGGTAGGTTACCTTCTCGTGGCACCAGTGGTTAACCTCTAGAGCGGCATCGTACATGCTCATGCCTTTAATCCGATTCTTTAACTCGGCAAAGAAAATTTTGCGGGCATCGTCGGTATACTCGTTGTTTATGCGGTATGGCAAAACAAAGTGGTTGAAAATGTCCTCAGGAATCTTACTGTCCCACGAGAAAAATTTCTTAGCCTCCAAGGTTACCTTGATTTGCTCCTGTACGTATGCTCCGCTGTGCATGGTTATATCGCTAAGGGGCATAAAGGCGGCTAAGAAGCTAAGGGCTTTATACTCTTCTGTGTTCTGCTTTTTGTCAGCAGATTTAAGGAGATCAGGTATTCCGTGCTTAAATTGGCTTTTACGCAGCTGTAGCTGCTTTTCGATAGCTAGGTTGCTGGTTTGGTGTTTGTCTGCCGTGTTGGCATTTGCAAATGCTGCAACAAGGGCAAGTGCAATGGTGGTAACGTAAATTCTCATAAATTTTGGTTAACGGGAATAGTCGGTAGGCAAATGTAGCAATCTTTCTGGCTTAATGGCATAAAGAGAAGCTGTACTCGATTGCGGAATCATAGAAATTTAAGATGTTTAGCTAGGGTGGGTATGGCCTATTCTGTTCGGTTGTGGGAGATTTTTCTCGCTGCGTAAGCAGCAACTATTTGTTCAAATGCTTTAATCTGAAGGATCTTTCCCGTTTGCGTTCTTTTAAGTGCTATATTTGCCAGCCAATTAGTTTGGTGCAATCAACAATTAACAAATGCTTATGTCGTTTTCATCCCTCGGACTTTCAGAATCGCTGCTTAAGGTTATTCAGCAGCAGAACTATACCAAGCCTTTTCCCATACAGGCGCAGGCTATTCCTGTAGCGCTGCAGGGGCGAGACGTGCTTGGCATTGCACAAACGGGTTCGGGGAAAACCATGAGCTTTGTGCTGCCCATTTTGGAGCTTCTTAGAAAGGCATCGCCCTCGAGGAACCGCCATGTAGGGGCATTGGTGCTTGTGCCAACGCGCGAGCTCGCTATTCAGGTGGAGGAGGTGGTTCGCCTTTTTAGCGCGGCGCTTTCCGAACGGATTAAGAGCCTTGCCGTTTACGGGGGTGTCTCCATAAACCCCCAAATGATAAAGATGCAGGGGGTGGAGATTCTGGTTGCCACGCCTGGCCGTCTGCTGGATCTGGTAAGCTCCAACGCCGTAAGCCTTTCGGAGGTGCGAATGCTGGTGCTCGACGAGGCCGATAAGATGCTGAATCTTGGCTTTCGCGACGAGATGGCCGACATCTTTAAGCTGCTTCCCGAAAAACGGCAAAACCTGCTCTTCTCGGCGACCTTAAGCAAGGAGGTGCTAAACCTCAACGAAATATTGCTGTACGACCCCGTTGTGGTAAAGGTGGAGGCTCAAGAGCAGAACCTCGACAACATCACCCAGCTGGCCTACTACGTTACCCCCGAGCGAAAGGGCCCGCTTTTGCGCTACCTGATCGATCAGGAGAACATGGAGCAGGTGCTCATCTTCGTTTCGGAAACCATGCGCGCCGATGCCGTGGTGGTAAAGCTGCGCCAGAACGGGATTAAGGCCGTCGCGCTGCACGGAAAGCTGAGTCAGGGTGCACGAACCCGAGCTTTGGCCGACTTTAAGGAGGGGCGCATCACCGCCTTGGTGGCTACCGACCTTGCCTCGCGCGGTATCGACATCGAGTATCTTCCCTACGTGATCAACTACGAGCTTCCCCGATCGCCAAAGGACTACATCCACCGTATTGGACGAACCGGACGCGCCGAGGCTCCCGGAACGGCCATATCGTTGGTGTGCGAGGAGGATAGGCATCACTTTAAGGTTATCCAAAAGAAGATGGGCCGATGGGTTAACTTTACCTATACCGACGATATCAACCTACAGGGATTTTAGAAGGACGATTTGCGATATGCGTATTGCGTAATGCTATTTGCGTAGCCATAATTGCAGGAAGATTGTTAAACTGTTGCGCTGTGGGGTGGCCTATTGCCAACTTAGCAGCTTGCAAAGGCTTCTGTAATGGTTGTTGCGAGCAGAGGAGTTAGGTTTTCTTTTGCTCTATATGCGGGGCGCTTCACCAGTAAGAAGAACTAAAACAAGCGCGACCATACCCGCGAAGGCGGATGTCGCCGGAGTGCACTCCTTGAATTTATAGGGTTGGTCTGATAGTCGTAGACGTGGATTCGACCCACGAAAGTTGGAGGTGTATATACGCTGTCATGCCCGCAAATGTGGGCATTTCTTAATGATAAGCAGCTAAAGTACCCATGCTATTTCCGCTCTTACCTTGAAGACAGGCCGTTAATCAGCCGTTAATAGCTAACTTTCAGCTCTGGTTGGTAAGCCATTTCAACCGTTCTCCAAAGAATCGCCCCTTAGCGTTTATCCTCTTTCCAACAACTCCTATTTTACCTCAACGGGGAGCAAGCCTTCCCTCAATTTTTCTATCTTTAAGGCTTATTCCAATTTTTATAGCCTAAAGGTATGCCAACGTTAGTAGTTTACAACGCCTCAGCGGGTTCTGGAAAGACCTACACCCTTGCCCGCGAGTATATTTTGCAGATAATTCGTCGCCCGATGGAGTACCGCTCGATTTTGGCGGTAACCTTTACCAACAAGGCCACCGAGGAGATGAAAACGCGCATTATTGGCGAGCTCTACACGCTGGCTAAGCACCAAACGGGCAACGGAAAGGAGCCCAACTACCTCGCCTTTCTGGTAGAGGAGCTCCAAAAGGAGTTCGGCAACCCTGCCTACGAGCAGGCGGCAGCCGAAATATCGGCAAGGGCGCAGCGCGTGCTCACGGCCATCCTCCACGACTACTCCAACTTCGCCATCTCCACCATTGACAAGTTCTTTCAGAAGGTGGTGCGCAACTTTGTTCGCGAGCTGAACATCCAACCGGGCTACGTGCTCGAACTCGATGGCGAGCGGGTGCTATCGTTGGCCGTTGATAAGGTGCTGGAGGGGCTGCACGAGGACGAGCAGCTGCAGCGCTGGCTTTTTGAGCTGGTGGAAGAGCGCCTCAACGAGGGCGAGAGCTGGGAGCTGTCGGGCATCCTCAACGAGCTGGGAAAGCAGCTCATGCGCGAGGAGTTTCGGATGCAGGATGCCTCGTTCTACGAAAAGATAAACGACAAATCGTTCCTCGACGGATACTTTAAGCGGCTGCAGGAGCGCAGCCGTGCCGCCGAAAAACGCTATATCGATGGTGGGAAGCGCGCCATGGAGTTCTTTAGTGCCAACGGGATCGACTTTAGCGACATCCCCGGAGGGAAAACCGGCTTTGCCTCGCTATTCGAAAAGGCCAGAGAGGGCAAATTCCCCGATGGATACGCCAAGGCTGCGGCGGCCTGCAACAACCTAGAGGATTGGCTGCACGCCAAAAAGCCGCGCATGACCGAGGCGGTGTACAGCACCCTTAACCCAATACTCTGCGAGCTGGTGCACTACCTCGACACCGAACGAAACACCTTTGAGGTGGCCATTAAGAACTTCCGAACGCTGGGCGTGCTGGCCGACATCGATCGGCAGGTGCGCGAGCTGGCCGCCGAAGACAACCTGCTGCTCATTTCGGACACCAGCTACATCGTGAGCAAGCTCATAGAGGGCACCGATGCCCCATTCATATACGAGAAGATGGGAAACCGCTTCACCTCGTACCTAATCGATGAGTTTCAGGACACCTCCTCGCAGCAGTACGGCAACTTTAGGCCGCTGCTCGAGAATAGCATTGCCCAAGGTGGCTACGCCATGGTGGTGGGCGACGTTAAGCAGAACATCTACCGCTGGCGCGGGGGCGATTGGCTCACCCTTGGCCGACGGGTATTCGAAGATTTCGATGCGCAGAAGATTTCGCTCGATACCAATTTCCGAAGCAAGCGCAACGTGGTGGAGTTTAACAACGCCCTATTCCCGGTGCTTGCCCAAAGCCTCGAGGGCAGGTATGCCGAATCGGGGTTGACAACCCAAACCATATCAACCATCTACGAAGATGTGGCGCAGCAGGTTCCCAGCTCGCCCAGCAAGGAGGGCGGGTTTGTTCGGCTGGAGCGAATGGAGGCTACCGAAGAGGAGACCTCCGACGAGCTCTACCAGCGCGTGATGCACACCCTGGTGGCGCAGATCGTGGAGTTGCAGGACGAGCGTGGCTTTCATCCTTCGGACATTGCCGTGCTGGTGCGCCGCCAAAAGGAGGGGCAAATGGTGGCCGAGGCGCTGCTCGAGGCTCGTAACGCCAGCCATCCCGAGGGGCAGCACCGGTTCAACTTCATCTCGCAGGGGGCTTTGTACCTTTCGTCTTCAGCAGCCATAAATCTTATTGTGGCGGTGCTACGCTTGTCCATCACCCCAACCGATTCCATCAGCGCAGCGCTGGTTTCGTATATCGAAAAGATTGAACAGGGCAGGCCTGTTGAGCATGGCTACTTCGAGGCTGAGACCTCGCAGCGCATCCTCGACCTTATTGGCCGTATAGAAAACCTTCCGCTGCCCGAGGCGGTGGAGGCCATCATTGCCGAATACCATTTGAATACCATTATAGATGAACTGCCCTTTATTGGCGGCTTCTGCGATGCCGTTTTGGGTTTTGCCACCCAAAAGATTTCGGATGTCTCCTCGTTTGTGGAGTGGTGGGACGAGCGCGGATGCAATACCGAACTTTACCTGCCCAACCAGGAGGAGGCTATCACCATTCTGACTGTACATAAGTCGAAGGGGCTGCAGTATAAGGTTGTGCTGATGCCCTTTGCCTCGTGGGAGTACGAGCCTTCGTCGGGGTTGCGTAAGTCGACCCTGTGGGTGGACGGATCGCCGCTCGAAATGGAGGGCGACTACCTCGATGTTATCCCAGTAGACTACAGCAAGGCGCTGCTGAAAAGCGATTTTGCGGGTGCGGGATATACCGAGCAGCTGCAAAGCTACATCGACAACATCAACCTAGCCTACGTGGCGCTTACCCGAGCCGAGCAGGAGCTCTACATCTACATCCCAAAGGGTAAAAGAGCGGGCGACAACATTGGTGAGCAGCTTTTTGCGGCCGCACTTACGCTTCCTGCCGTGCAGGTAGAGGAGCGCGAGGATGGCCAACCCGCCATCGTTGCTACCTTTGGCGAAAAGGGGCATGGACAGCCGAAAGCCGAGGAGGCAGGGAATGTTATTCCGCTTACCTCCTTCAAGATTGGCAAGCCGCTATCTAAGATCAAGCAAAACTACGCCATATCGTTGGCACAGGAGAGCGGGAACCTAAAGAAGGGGCTGCTGATGCACCGCCTATTTTCGCTGGTGGGCACCCTCGACGACCTTCCATCGGCCATCGATACACTGATAGACGAAGGGCTGATGATGGAGACCGAGCGGCAGGAGATTCTAAACGAGGTAAAATCCAAAACAGAAAACCCGGTGGTGGCCGGATGGTTCAATCCTCAGTTTGAGGTGATAAACGAAGGCGATATCATCCTACCCGGGGAGGAGTACCGCGTCCGCCGTCCCGATAGGGTGATGCGATCGGCCAATCATACCGTTGTGGTGGACTTTAAGTTTGGCGAGATAGAGGACGAGACGCACCGCTACCAGGTATTTGGCTACATCAACACCCTAAAGAAGATGGGGTACCCCAACGTACGCGG
Proteins encoded in this window:
- a CDS encoding DEAD/DEAH box helicase; the protein is MSFSSLGLSESLLKVIQQQNYTKPFPIQAQAIPVALQGRDVLGIAQTGSGKTMSFVLPILELLRKASPSRNRHVGALVLVPTRELAIQVEEVVRLFSAALSERIKSLAVYGGVSINPQMIKMQGVEILVATPGRLLDLVSSNAVSLSEVRMLVLDEADKMLNLGFRDEMADIFKLLPEKRQNLLFSATLSKEVLNLNEILLYDPVVVKVEAQEQNLDNITQLAYYVTPERKGPLLRYLIDQENMEQVLIFVSETMRADAVVVKLRQNGIKAVALHGKLSQGARTRALADFKEGRITALVATDLASRGIDIEYLPYVINYELPRSPKDYIHRIGRTGRAEAPGTAISLVCEEDRHHFKVIQKKMGRWVNFTYTDDINLQGF
- a CDS encoding transglutaminase-like domain-containing protein; amino-acid sequence: MRIYVTTIALALVAAFANANTADKHQTSNLAIEKQLQLRKSQFKHGIPDLLKSADKKQNTEEYKALSFLAAFMPLSDITMHSGAYVQEQIKVTLEAKKFFSWDSKIPEDIFNHFVLPYRINNEYTDDARKIFFAELKNRIKGMSMYDAALEVNHWCHEKVTYRSTDERTSGPLTAVRTAFGRCGEESTFTVAALRSVGIPARQVYTPRWAHTDDNHAWVEVWIDGKWHFLGACEPEAELDLGWFAAPAKRAMMTHTVVFGQYQGKEESLQKEPLYTRINLLANYTNTRNVFVKVVDANGKPAPKAKVEFMVYNYSEFYPIGTKYTDAKGNSSLETGYGDLIAWASSGELYGYSKISGKSNDTVTVTIAKPNFTQRTESLELIPPKVIPIAPVNSAKAAINNRRLHEEDSIRNSYVATFIDSAAVAKIAVKQQIDIKTLLPFFKQSRGNWREIEAFVGSLTPATKTAGIGLLASLAEKDFHDITAAILTNHLNAIGKAKDNTEMTQKYVWGLRVGKEMITTWRSFLQKNIPANLKKQFAANPSTLVAWIKGNITIDTVTNYYNVPLSPEAVYSYRIADKYSRNLFFVTVCRSLGVAARFEPATLQPQYNDNGVWKNAQFETAKAVAIDRGKLVLTNASADPTFTPKYYSHFTVAKFQKGQFVTLDYEGSPEVEHFPCTLNLEAGFYRVMTGNRQNDGTVLCNISYFTIEKDKSVTVPIELRPFMQDGDVLGKADMEANFTPLAPNSKTRLSDYVSDKGIVVAVIDPDKEPTKHLIEDLKAVKQRLDQWGGYILLIVKSGKLTMSFNTASYSNLPKNIIWGYDASGDIGNAIDLMCGNNGGAQAPQVSVINGKGEIGYYSEGYSISLGETILKNLHAK
- a CDS encoding copper homeostasis protein CutC, which codes for MKLEVCANSVQSALNAQQAGAYRVELCESLSLGGTTPSYGTLALARKILNIKLNVLIRPRAGEFLYSDIEFETIKEDISMAKQLGADGVVCGILLSNGRVDVARTKELVELACPMSFTFHRAFDYTPDPLEALEDVIATGADRILTSGLKPKAIEAVSLLTQLVKQSNGRIIIMPGSGVNASNLPELAKCGAQEFHLSGQHTYESKMEYRNSDVPLCSPPPHDYLIYETSVKNIELAIEAVKEL
- a CDS encoding UvrD-helicase domain-containing protein encodes the protein MPTLVVYNASAGSGKTYTLAREYILQIIRRPMEYRSILAVTFTNKATEEMKTRIIGELYTLAKHQTGNGKEPNYLAFLVEELQKEFGNPAYEQAAAEISARAQRVLTAILHDYSNFAISTIDKFFQKVVRNFVRELNIQPGYVLELDGERVLSLAVDKVLEGLHEDEQLQRWLFELVEERLNEGESWELSGILNELGKQLMREEFRMQDASFYEKINDKSFLDGYFKRLQERSRAAEKRYIDGGKRAMEFFSANGIDFSDIPGGKTGFASLFEKAREGKFPDGYAKAAAACNNLEDWLHAKKPRMTEAVYSTLNPILCELVHYLDTERNTFEVAIKNFRTLGVLADIDRQVRELAAEDNLLLISDTSYIVSKLIEGTDAPFIYEKMGNRFTSYLIDEFQDTSSQQYGNFRPLLENSIAQGGYAMVVGDVKQNIYRWRGGDWLTLGRRVFEDFDAQKISLDTNFRSKRNVVEFNNALFPVLAQSLEGRYAESGLTTQTISTIYEDVAQQVPSSPSKEGGFVRLERMEATEEETSDELYQRVMHTLVAQIVELQDERGFHPSDIAVLVRRQKEGQMVAEALLEARNASHPEGQHRFNFISQGALYLSSSAAINLIVAVLRLSITPTDSISAALVSYIEKIEQGRPVEHGYFEAETSQRILDLIGRIENLPLPEAVEAIIAEYHLNTIIDELPFIGGFCDAVLGFATQKISDVSSFVEWWDERGCNTELYLPNQEEAITILTVHKSKGLQYKVVLMPFASWEYEPSSGLRKSTLWVDGSPLEMEGDYLDVIPVDYSKALLKSDFAGAGYTEQLQSYIDNINLAYVALTRAEQELYIYIPKGKRAGDNIGEQLFAAALTLPAVQVEEREDGQPAIVATFGEKGHGQPKAEEAGNVIPLTSFKIGKPLSKIKQNYAISLAQESGNLKKGLLMHRLFSLVGTLDDLPSAIDTLIDEGLMMETERQEILNEVKSKTENPVVAGWFNPQFEVINEGDIILPGEEYRVRRPDRVMRSANHTVVVDFKFGEIEDETHRYQVFGYINTLKKMGYPNVRGYLWYFDHNNVVELR